TTAGTCCCAACGATGAAGTACTTTGCTCTTCATTCACTTTTTCAGCAACAGCTAATCCTATTATATATCAAAATGCTACTCCAGTATTTGTTGATAGTGAGCAGGAAACCTGGAATATGGATCCGAAGCTATTGGAATTAGCAATTTTGGATCGAATAAAAAATGGCAAAAAACCAAAAGCGATTATGGTGGTTCATTTATATGGTATGCCGGCAAAAATGGATGAAATTTTAAAAATTGCAAATTATTATAGGATTCCGGTTATTGAAGATGCTGCCGAAGCTTTAGGCAGTAAATATGATGGAAAACATTGTGGCTCTTTTGGCGAGATGTCGGTTCTTTCGTTTAACGGGAATAAAATTATTACTACCTCAGGAGGTGGTGCTTTATTATCCAAAAATAAGGATTATATTCAAAAAGCCCGCTTTCTGGCTACCCAGGCAAGAGACCAGGCACCGCATTATCAGCATTCTCAAATAGGATATAATTACAGGATGAGTAATATTATTGCAGGGATAGGAAGGGGCCAGCTGGAAGTGCTT
The sequence above is a segment of the Halanaerobiales bacterium genome. Coding sequences within it:
- a CDS encoding aminotransferase class I/II-fold pyridoxal phosphate-dependent enzyme encodes the protein MNKKIWLSSPHMCGREQKYINEAFEQNWIAPLGPNVNGFEQELGNYIKVPHVAVLSSGTAAIHLALIMLGVSPNDEVLCSSFTFSATANPIIYQNATPVFVDSEQETWNMDPKLLELAILDRIKNGKKPKAIMVVHLYGMPAKMDEILKIANYYRIPVIEDAAEALGSKYDGKHCGSFGEMSVLSFNGNKIITTSGGGALLSKNKDYIQKARFLATQARDQAPHYQHSQIGYNYRMSNIIAGIGRGQLEVL